In Pseudobdellovibrio exovorus JSS, the genomic stretch AGAAGTTGACTGAAGATCGCCCTAAAGGATTCCCTAAAGTAGAGGACTGGATTGAGTTTCCTAAGCAAGATTTAAAAATCAAAGATTTTTTCTAGCAATAAGCAGACACCATGTTTGAAAATCTTGGCAATTATGTAATAATCAGAACAGGTTCAAAGAAGGTGTGGGAATGACTCATTGGAAACAGCGTTCAACGACAAATTTAGACGTCGTTTACTTTGAATATCAAACTAAAGCTCAAATTGATAGTATCGATGTGATCTATGTATGGGATCTGGATAAGACCTATCTTGATACATCCATAGATTCGTTATCAGGTTTATTAAGCACAGTATTTGAAAAAGCATTCGCTAAAAAAAATGTCCCAGGCACTCCTGACATTATTCGAAGTTTGTCCCGTTATCGTAAGAAACATTTCAACGAAGAGTTTTTCCCTTTGTTTTTTGTGTCGGCGTCGCCTCCACAAATGGAATCAAAAGTTTATGAAAAGTTCGGACTCGATGAAATTCAACCGATCGGGATGTTTTACAAAGACAATTTACGCAATCTCGTTCCCAAAAAACTTTTGTTCTTAAAAAAACAAATCGGTTACAAGGTTCAGTCTCTTTTACAGCTCAGAACACGTCTTTCTAAAAATGTGAAGATGATTTGTTTTGGTGATGATTCCGAGTCGGATGCGACCATCTATAATTTGTTTTCAGATATCTGTGCTCGTCGTCATACAGAAACACAGCTGACGAATTTACTAGAAGACTTAGGTGTGAGCTACTCTCAAATTGATGAGATCTTGCGACTTCAGACCCTGATTCCCATTCAGGACCCAGTAGAAAAAATTTATATCAACTTAGCCACGGATACTGATCCTGAGTATTATTTGAAGTATGGCCGCCGGACTTTGCCGACATACAACTCATTTCAGGTGGCACTTGATTTAGTGCAAGATCAACGATTGTCTTTGGAAGAGCTAGGCTTTATTGCGGGAGGACTTATTGAAAAGTATAAGTTCACTCCAGAACAATTAGTTTCAACATTTGAAGAGTTGATTCGTCGTCGTGTTTTGGGGCTATCCAGCTTTGAAATGATCAAAAATTATTTCATTGAAAAGGGATTTATCTCGCTATCGTGGATGCCGAAAAGCGAGCCTTTAAAAGAAAAAAGTGTCGATAATGGTTCTGTCTATGAGTTACACGGAATTTTCGAACCATGGATTCCACGTCATATAGATTATCTTAAAGACTATCGTTAATAATTAAATTTATCGTTAACGAGTCATCTACTGAATTTATTCGAATCTCAGAGGGAAGACAGTGGCGATAGGTGGACCGCTGAAGGATCTAAACTGCGTGCGGGCGACGACTTCCACTAGACAAGATTTAAAACTGGCATCGTTGATATCCGTTTTTGAAATTTCGATTTTATTCGTATTTCCACTTTTTTCGATGGTAAATGAAAGCAGAACTTGACCTGTAGCTTGTGGGTTTCGCTGTATTAATTGCCCGAAACATTTAAAGAAGTCAGTTTTCTTAGCACTTAAAATAGATTCAATTTCAATCTGTGAAATCTGCTCTTCAGTATCTGTTGTGGAATTCTTTTTGCCAGCGATAGGATGCGTATTTTTATCAACAAGGGCATAGTCGGCAGCACTGAAAAGCTGGCCGTCTTTTCGAATCCAGAAGTTTGAACCCTGTCCCAGTTTTTCAATTAAAACATCACCTGCTTTAACAAGAGCTACGGCTTGGGATTCGTTGATTTGATCAAGTAAAACTTCTGAATTAGGTGTGACTCTTAATTGTCCACCATTCTGAAATTGCAAAAGGACTTCGGCGTCATCAGCAGTACGGAAGCTGTCTTTGGGACCTAATGTGGTTTTATTTTTAAGCTCATACTCAGCGGCAGAGTCTGCAGGAAAAAGAGTAGCAGAGCCTGTTTTTTCGATGACTTGAGCTAAAGATACTTTGTTGAAACTAAAATTAAATTTATTTTGAGGCAGAACAACTGACACAAGTATGAGGGCTATACCACAAACGATCAGTCCTATAACAAGCCAGTTGTTCTGTTTCATCGAAGAATAACAGATTACTCAGTTGGAGCTGTTGCTGGAGGAGCTTCTACTTCAAGAGGTGCTGACGCATCAACAGGAGCGGCTGTTGAAGTAGAAGGAATAACGCCATCAACAACTGATTTTTCAGAGCGTGCTGACATGATTGAAAGTCCGATACAAGTTACAGCGAAAACAGCAGCGATTACTTTTGTCATTGTTTGCGCAAAAGAAGTAGCACCTGTAGCACCCAACACAGAGTTAGATGTTGTTTGAGAGGTGAATACGCCTCCGCCTTTAGAGTCTTGGATTAAAACTAAACCGATCAGACCTAAGCACGCAACGATGTGGATAATAGCCAAAAATGTAACCATGAACGCGTCTCCTTCGAAAATTTGTCAAAGAGGATAACCTATATCTGCTGTTTGACGGCGTCTAGTTTTAACCGCAAAACAGAGGTGATAACGCGCTGTTTAATGATGACAAAATACCACCTTTACGAGATACCTTAGGGCTATGTTTTTTCTGGCATTCGAAGGGCTTGATGGCTCAGGCAAATCGTCATTAATGGCGAGGCTTGAAGAGCACTTAAGCACACAGCAAATCAGCTTCATTAAAACGCGCGAACCGGGTGGCACTCTGATCGGCGACCAGTTGCGGGAAATTATTCTTTCCAAAGGGAAAGAAGTTCCTTCTGCGCGAACTGAATTACTGTTGTACGAAGCCAGTCGTGCACAGCATGTGGATTTGATTATCAAGCCAGCCTTGGATCAGAAGAAGTGGGTTCTTTGTGATCGCTTCACAGCTAGTTCGATTGCCTTTCAGGCAGGAGGTCGTCAGATCTTAGACGAGCAGGTGATGTGGTTAAATCATTTTGCTACCGATGGGCTAAAACCAGATTTAAATATTCTATTGGACCTGACAGTTGAAGAGTCACATAAGCGACGACAAGGTCGTATTCAAGCTGGTGGCGATGCGGAAGATCGTATGGAGTCTGAAGCTGATGAGTTCCATGAGCGTGTACGTTCTAGCTTTTTGAAACAGGCGGTATTGTGCCCTACAGAGTGGCTAGTCTTAGATGCCGCTCATTCTCCGGAGCAACTATTTAAAACCTTAATCACTGAGTTACAGAGTCGAAAATGGCTAGAGTAATTGATTCTGTCGTTGGCCATCAAGACGAGATCAATAAGCTGTTTCAGCTGAAACAAAAAGGTCGTTGGCCCCATGCCATTATGTTGGTGGGCCCTTCGGGAATTGGCAAAAAAAAGATAGCGCTGGGAATGGCGCAAGCCTTAGTTTGTGAAAGCTCAAGTGAAGGCTGCGGCCAATGTGGCTCTTGTTTGCGTATTGAAAAACTGCAATCAGAAAGTTTAATCGTCATTGAGCCTGACGCTGAGCTGGCTCGTCCTGTGATTAAAGTCGAAAAAATTCGTACGCTATTGGATTCATTGGCTTTGGCCAACTTAGCTTCAGCGCGAGTCGTGATTATCGATCAAGCTCAATTAATGAATCCACAGGCGTCCAATGCTTTACTGAAAACTCTTGAAGAGCCGACAGACAATGTATTTTTTATTTTGTTGGCTCCAGACGTGCACCAATTTTTACCGACGATCAGATCGCGTTCGCAGGTGATGCGTTTTCACGCCTTAAGTTACGAACAATTAAAACAAATCAAGCCACAGCAGCCGGATTGGGCTTATAGAGCTTGCCGTGGGCGTGTTGATTTGCTGACTTCGCTAGCCTCGCGTGAGGGCGCTGAAAAGCGCGACGAATCGCTTACATTCTTAGAGCAGTTTTTAACGGATGAAGAGTTTCTATTGGATAAGGGCTGGCGTGATATTGTTAAAGACAGAGCTTGGGCTATATTCTGTGTGAATTGCTGGATGCAGCTTATCCGTGATGCCATCGTGTTAAAAACTCAAGCTCAGAAGTTTATTTTGAATACGGATCAATCCGAAAGATTGAAACAATTTTTTTCGTTATCAGATGCAAAGTTAAATTGGCTGGGCGAGCAGTTGGTACGTGTCGAAAAAGATATCAACTCTAATGCAGATACGGCATTAGCATTTGAAGATTTGTGGGTTAGATATGCAAGAGTGGATTGATGTTCATTGTCATTTAGA encodes the following:
- a CDS encoding ATP-binding protein, with amino-acid sequence MARVIDSVVGHQDEINKLFQLKQKGRWPHAIMLVGPSGIGKKKIALGMAQALVCESSSEGCGQCGSCLRIEKLQSESLIVIEPDAELARPVIKVEKIRTLLDSLALANLASARVVIIDQAQLMNPQASNALLKTLEEPTDNVFFILLAPDVHQFLPTIRSRSQVMRFHALSYEQLKQIKPQQPDWAYRACRGRVDLLTSLASREGAEKRDESLTFLEQFLTDEEFLLDKGWRDIVKDRAWAIFCVNCWMQLIRDAIVLKTQAQKFILNTDQSERLKQFFSLSDAKLNWLGEQLVRVEKDINSNADTALAFEDLWVRYARVD
- the secG gene encoding preprotein translocase subunit SecG; the protein is MVTFLAIIHIVACLGLIGLVLIQDSKGGGVFTSQTTSNSVLGATGATSFAQTMTKVIAAVFAVTCIGLSIMSARSEKSVVDGVIPSTSTAAPVDASAPLEVEAPPATAPTE
- a CDS encoding phosphatase domain-containing protein, with the translated sequence MTHWKQRSTTNLDVVYFEYQTKAQIDSIDVIYVWDLDKTYLDTSIDSLSGLLSTVFEKAFAKKNVPGTPDIIRSLSRYRKKHFNEEFFPLFFVSASPPQMESKVYEKFGLDEIQPIGMFYKDNLRNLVPKKLLFLKKQIGYKVQSLLQLRTRLSKNVKMICFGDDSESDATIYNLFSDICARRHTETQLTNLLEDLGVSYSQIDEILRLQTLIPIQDPVEKIYINLATDTDPEYYLKYGRRTLPTYNSFQVALDLVQDQRLSLEELGFIAGGLIEKYKFTPEQLVSTFEELIRRRVLGLSSFEMIKNYFIEKGFISLSWMPKSEPLKEKSVDNGSVYELHGIFEPWIPRHIDYLKDYR
- the tmk gene encoding dTMP kinase, whose product is MFFLAFEGLDGSGKSSLMARLEEHLSTQQISFIKTREPGGTLIGDQLREIILSKGKEVPSARTELLLYEASRAQHVDLIIKPALDQKKWVLCDRFTASSIAFQAGGRQILDEQVMWLNHFATDGLKPDLNILLDLTVEESHKRRQGRIQAGGDAEDRMESEADEFHERVRSSFLKQAVLCPTEWLVLDAAHSPEQLFKTLITELQSRKWLE
- a CDS encoding AgmX/PglI C-terminal domain-containing protein, whose amino-acid sequence is MKQNNWLVIGLIVCGIALILVSVVLPQNKFNFSFNKVSLAQVIEKTGSATLFPADSAAEYELKNKTTLGPKDSFRTADDAEVLLQFQNGGQLRVTPNSEVLLDQINESQAVALVKAGDVLIEKLGQGSNFWIRKDGQLFSAADYALVDKNTHPIAGKKNSTTDTEEQISQIEIESILSAKKTDFFKCFGQLIQRNPQATGQVLLSFTIEKSGNTNKIEISKTDINDASFKSCLVEVVARTQFRSFSGPPIATVFPLRFE